The Euleptes europaea isolate rEulEur1 chromosome 2, rEulEur1.hap1, whole genome shotgun sequence genome has a segment encoding these proteins:
- the TMPRSS9 gene encoding transmembrane protease serine 9, whose translation MDPQAVSVKPVPGEEKGQGGVGSGKCCKVTVATVLVSAVTAVSAGILMAFHLKQEFLSEHLVELRGIRYDSSLQFQDSDYHRTLTPILERLFKSSFQNSTLEGSCLRCSILQYRKSNSSVIVRFRLWFSKQLLSPGLEEEVLRRGLAATLDKQGVPLAAYGIISSAVLTGPRNVSPAGIILKSGSCAGNAFACHDGQCVAVENVECDDRRHCLDGSDEAECDCGIRPALQMANRIVGGSEALRGEFPWQVSLRENGEHFCGATILSARWLVSAAHCFNELQDPGAWTAYVGSIWLTNTGSNPAKASVEHIVRHPSYNTETADYDVALLHLADPLAFTKFIQPVCLPAASHIFPPGKKCLISGWGYLKEDFLVKPELLQKATVELLDQTLCASLYTNALTDRMLCAGYLEGKVDSCQGDSGGPLVCREPSGRFFLAGIVSWGIGCAEAKRPGVYTRVTKLRDWILHTMATFTPPTTIPTTVSTMPHNTSLPEGSSTIGEQRPSSSTAPSRPSTATSRPVTCGRRPAFSKPVKIVGGLDASRGEVPWQVSLKEGLRHFCGATVIGDRWLLSAAHCFNHTKPEYITAYTGATLLSAVESSSVKVSVKRVVLHPSYNPLLLDFDVAVLELARPLLFGKYIQPICLPLAIHKFPVGKRCSISGWGSVREGNTTKPENLQRASVSIIDQKTCNVLYNFSLTEQMICAGYLEGRVDSCQGDSGGPLTCEETPGVFYLAGLVSWGAGCAQPRKPGVYTRITRLKGWILDTISPHPSPTLTSTAKTVAGTTSSLPGTTQTTSQIATDPSTSARTLSTPVTSTPKMTQFPAVPCTTTTFKCSSKVCIGKANPECDDVVDCSNGRDEWNCTCGLIPTTAFGKIVGGSGAARGEWPWQVSLWLRRKEHKCGAVVIGERWLLSAAHCFDIYSDPKMWLAILGTPFLSGLDGRVEKIHHIHRHPFYNVYTLDYDVALLELAFPLRYTSTIKPICMPDSSHIFSEGARCFITGWGSTKEGGLMSKHLQKAAVNLIGERDCKKYYPIQISGRMVCAGFLQGTVDSCSGDAGGPLACKEPSGRWFLAGITSWGYGCARPFFPGVYTRVTAVRGWIRQNLKV comes from the exons ATGGACCCGCAAGCTGTATCTGTGAAGCCGGTGCCGGGCGAAGAAAAAGGGCAAGGGGGGGTGGGTAGCGGGAAGTGCTGCAAGGTGACCGTAGCCACCGTCCTTGTGAGCGCAGTCACTGCTGTGTCTGCTGGGATCCTAATGG CCTTCCATTTGAAACAAGAGTTCCTCTCGGAGCATCTGGTGGAGCTACGAGGGATCCGGTACGACAGCAGCCTGCAGTTTCAGGACTCTGACTATCACCGCACGTTGACCCCTATCCTGGAGAGGCTG tTTAAAAGCAGCTTTCAGAACTCAACCCTGGAAGGAAGCTGTTTGAGATGCTCCATCTTGCAGTACAG GAAAAGCAATTCCAGTGTGATCGTCCGCTTTCGCCTCTGGTTCTCCAAGCAGCTGCTCAGCCCAGGCTTAGAAGAAGAGGTGCTCAGGCGGGGGCTGGCAGCCACCCTGGACAAACAGGGGGTTCCTCTGGCTGCCTACGGTATCATTTCTTCAGCCGTCCTGACAG GGCCACGCAATGTCTCTCCTGCTGGGATCATCCTAAAATCAG GCAGCTGTGCTGGGAACGCCTTTGCCTGCCATGACGGCCAGTGTGTGGCCGTGGAAAACGTGGAATGCGACGACCGCCGGCACTGTCTGGACGGCTCCGATGAGGCTGAGTGTG ACTGTGGCATTAGGCCTGCCCTGCAGATGGCTAACCGGATTGTTGGGGGCTCGGAGGCCTTGCGGGGGGAATTCCCCTGGCAGGTCAGTCTGCGGGAGAATGGCGAACACTTCTGCGGGGCGACCATTCTGTCAGCGAGGTGGCTGGTGTCTGCTGCTCACTGCTTTAACGA GCTTCAGGACCCCGGCGCCTGGACAGCCTACGTGGGCAGCATCTGGCTGACCAACACCGGCAGCAACCCTGCCAAGGCCAGCGTGGAGCACATCGTGAGACACCCCTCCTACAACACCGAAACGGCCGACTACGACGTGGCCCTACTGCATCTGGCTGACCCCCTGGCCTTCACAAAATTCATCCAGCCCGTGTGCCTGCCGGCCGCCAGCCACATCTTCCCTCCGGGCAAAAAGTGCCTCATCTCAGGGTGGGGTTACCTCAAGGAGGACTTTT tgGTGAAGCCAGAGCTCCTCCAGAAGGCCACGGTGGAGCTTCTGGACCAGACCCTCTGTGCCAGTTTGTACACCAACGCCCTCACCGACAGGATGCTTTGTGCCGGCTACTTGGAGGGGAAAGTTGACTCCTGCCAG GGCGATTCCGGGGGTCCGTTGGTCTGCAGAGAACCCTCCGGACGCTTCTTCTTGGCAGGCATCGTGAGCTGggggattggctgtgcagaggcCAAGCGCCCTGGAGTCTATACTCGGGTAACCAAGCTCAGGGACTGGATCCTTCACACTATGGCCACGTTCACGCCTCCGACGACCATCCCGACGACTGTTTCCACGATGCCGCACAACACTTCCCTTCCCGAGGGGTCAAGCACCATCGGCGAGCAACGCCCCAGCTCCAGCACTGCCCCGAGCAGGCCGTCCACTGCCACGAGCAGGCCGGTGACG TGCGGCCGGAGACCGGCCTTCTCCAAGCCTGTCAAAATTGTGGGTGGACTAGACGCCTCCCGAGGGGAAGTGCCTTGGCAGGTCAGCCTGAAGGAGGGGCTGCGGCACTTCTGCGGGGCCACCGTCATTGGGGACCGCTGGCTGCTCTCAGCCGCGCACTGCTTCAATCA CACCAAGCCAGAGTACATCACCGCCTACACAGGCGCCACTTTGCTGTCGGCGGTGGAGAGCAGCTCCGTGAAGGTCAGCGTCAAGCGGGTGGTGCTGCATCCCTCCTACAACCCTCTGCTGCTGGACTTCGACGTGGCTGTCCTGGAGCTGGCCAGGCCCCTCCTCTTCGGCAAATACATCCAGCCCATCTGTCTCCCGCTCGCCATCCATAAGTTCCCCGTGGGCAAGAGGTGCTCCATCTCCGGCTGGGGCAGCGTCCGGGAAGGCAACA CCACCAAGCCCGAGAACCTGCAGAGAGCCTCCGTAAGCATCATCGACCAGAAGACCTGCAACGTCCTGTACAACTTCTCCCTCACAGAGCAAATGATCTGTGCCGGGTACCTGGAGGGGAGGGTGGATTCCTGCCAG ggTGACTCTGGCGGACCCCTGACATGCGAGGAGACGCCTGGTGTGTTCTACCTGGCAGGGCTGGTGAGCTGGGGGGCCGGCTGTGCCCAGCCTCGGAAGCCGGGGGTGTACACCCGGATCACCAGGCTCAAAGGCTGGATCCTGGACACCATctcaccccaccccagccccaccctcaCATCCACCGCCAAGACCGTGGCTGGCACCACCTCCAGCTTACCCGGCACTACCCAAACGACTAGCCAGATAGCCACAGATCCAAGCACCAGCGCTCGCACCCTATCTACACCAGTAACAAGCACGCCAAAGATGACCCAGTTCCCAG CTGTGCCGTGCACCACCACTACTTTCAAGTGCTCCAGCAAAGTCTGCATCGGGAAAGCGAACCCCGAGTGCGACGACGTCGTGGACTGCAGCAACGGCCGGGACGAGTGGAACTGCA CTTGCGGCTTGATCCCCACGACAGCCTTCGGAAAGATAGTGGGGGGCAGCGGAGCGGCCCGTGGGGAGTGGCCATGGCAGGTGAGCCTGTGGCTGCGGAGGAAGGAGCACAAATGCGGGGCAGTCGTGATCGGCGAGCGGTGGCTGCTTTCGGCAGCTCATTGCTTCGACAT TTACAGCGACCCCAAGATGTGGCTTGCCATCCTGGGGACGCCGTTCCTGAGTGGCCTCGACGGACGAGTGGAGAAAATCCACCATATCCACCGGCACCCGTTTTACAACGTCTACACGCTGGACTACGACGTGGCCCTCCTGGAGCTGGCCTTCCCGCTGCGTTACACCAGCACCATCAAGCCCATCTGCATGCCGGACAGCTCCCACATCTTCAGCGAAGGGGCGCGGTGCTTCATCACCGGCTGGGGCTCCACAAAGGAGGGCG